One Desulfosalsimonas propionicica DNA window includes the following coding sequences:
- a CDS encoding 4-fold beta flower protein — translation MKRFSYWIIPLIVLFYAFAATGQTYAKEITLFDSKGEATAYIDTSDELTIYLWDGNPVAYLYDDDHVYGFNGKHLGWFIDGIIWDNKGNAVGFIEGAVNMVTSIEPIKSIKSIKSIKSIREIAPIKPMLSNRWSSLPLSIFLAMGAD, via the coding sequence ATGAAAAGATTTTCATACTGGATAATTCCCTTAATCGTGCTCTTTTATGCATTTGCCGCTACTGGTCAAACGTATGCGAAGGAAATTACTTTATTCGATAGCAAAGGCGAAGCAACTGCATATATAGACACATCTGATGAACTTACCATTTATCTCTGGGACGGAAACCCTGTAGCTTATCTTTATGATGATGACCATGTATATGGATTCAATGGAAAGCATCTTGGTTGGTTTATTGATGGAATCATATGGGATAACAAGGGAAATGCTGTCGGTTTTATTGAAGGGGCTGTAAATATGGTGACCTCCATAGAGCCAATAAAGAGTATTAAAAGTATCAAATCTATTAAGTCGATCAGAGAGATAGCACCCATAAAGCCTATGCTTTCAAATCGCTGGTCATCGCTACCTCTCTCGATCTTTTTGGCAATGGG